One Malus sylvestris chromosome 14, drMalSylv7.2, whole genome shotgun sequence DNA segment encodes these proteins:
- the LOC126598747 gene encoding putative glucose-6-phosphate 1-epimerase, with protein MNDSGSAVEVSKDKNGIDQVHLQNPRGASVRVSLHGGQVLSWKTERNEELLFISSKAIFKPPKAVRGGIPICFPQVGTGSLDHNGFARNRIWAIDNDPPPLRPNDSNGKAYVDLLLKPSDDDMKIWPHSFEFRLRVSLAAEGHLTLISRIRNINCKPFSFAFAYHTYFSISDISEVRIEGLETLDYLDNLCQKERFTEQGDALTFESEVDRAYLKSSDVIAVFDHEKKKTFTVRKEGLPDVVVWNPWEKKSKAMADLGDEEYKQMLCVNGASIEKPITLKPGEEWTGRLELSLVPSS; from the exons ATGAATGATTCTGGATCAGCAGTTGAAGTTTCGAAAGACAAGAATGGAATCGATCAAGTTCATCTTCAGAACCCGCGAGGAGCCTCTGTTCGg GTGAGCTTGCACGGAGGCCAGGTTCTGTCATGGAAAACCGAACGCAACGAAGAATTGTTGTTCATTAGTAGCAAG GCGATTTTTAAGCCTCCAAAAGCAGTCCGAGGAGGAATTCCAATCTGTTTTCCGCAGGTTGGGACCGGATCGTTGGACCATAACGGGTTTGCCAGGAATAGGATTTGGGCCATTGACAATGATCCTCCACCTCTACGTCCGAATGATTCGAATGGAAAAGCCTACGTTGACTTGCTGCTCAAACCATCCGACGACGATATGAAGATCTGGCCACATAG TTTTGAGTTTCGCCTTAGGGTGTCACTGGCAGCCGAAGGGCATCTAACGCTTATATCGCGCATCAGGAACATCAACTGCAAGCCTTTCAGCTTCGCGTTTGCTTATCATACGTACTTCTCCATTTCGGATATCAG TGAAGTGAGGATTGAGGGATTGGAGACTCTAGACTATCTAGACAACCTGTGTCAAAAGGAGCGATTTACAGAACAAGGCGATGCCTTAACATTCGAATCTGAG GTGGACCGCGCTTATCTCAAGTCTTCGGATGTGATAGCTGTTTTCGATCAtgaaaagaagaagacattCACCGTGCGAAAGGAGGGACTTCCAGATGTTG TTGTATGGAATCCATGGGAGAAGAAGTCCAAAGCGATGGCGGATCTTGGAGACGAAGAATACAAACAGATGCTGTGTGTTAACGGAGCATCAATCGAGAAGCCGATCACCTTGAAGCCCGGCGAGGAATGGACCGGTCGATTGGAGCTCTCTCTTGTCCCTTCCAGTTAA